The proteins below are encoded in one region of Pyxidicoccus trucidator:
- a CDS encoding PKD domain-containing protein, which yields MALALLGAAILGGCDTPPGPLPPPNAAPTLSILRPEGPAPLRVGQPVDFEARVEDAEDGETLGERVLWVSSLEGQLTRGVRATATFREAGDQTLTATVVDSGGQATSASVRVSVLGTEAPVATVLKPSPGNAFNLGEPVELACEAITVGGVRLTGGAVHWTSALTGPLPQGEAVRATLRVAGEDTLTCTATDPATGASTTATVRVTVRATRAPAVLITRPEQEEVYVKTGEPAPFASTILFRATAQDFNTDGGAGNLDGAIQWVLEPGSLPLGTGPALSHTFTLPGEYTVTARVVDGLGNAATDSVRIRLVTNLPPWCGIEAPQESARLLLGASSALRGQCVDPETGESLPPVWSTSASPRPLATGEDVTAIFTVAGAQTLSACAVDPEDTSLRGCATRPVRVIVNSAPTGCSIQAPRATVVVNAGRPLALEGSATDAEDLRGALRFAWTSSRDGALASGASATTQRLTTPGPHVLTLTVTDPWGLACTATVAVTVNGAPEVRVEGLWQDGTNCLEEPCREGHSIFATGFVRDLDTGGGLASLAWLDSLGGRVEVGTGGNPGVNLTAPGIGRHTVVLRAEDRGGAVSRAAASFTVLPPGRSWLVEAVTDDRPVVSLALIGAGLRYVDGESAWVFSARPPSTPMGVSESATALFSLRGEDGEVLFVGTDGGGVHRCVEGTCVRFAGGPLGAANDRVTSVAALESPDLLLLGTDKGLILTRASNPSLGGRPGIVVGQRLLEGREVRQVVFSPASTAARVKAWAATSAGLAEVTVQVEDAFEPALAQVRVTLHVPPAVTDEDVRAVAVSPEGLVFAGTGKGFSTLGRPGPALRDAPWSLPDEEVQALLFERQSTGTRTRDVLWAGTRRGLVRYDLQSDIVTLLTEQEGLPDADVRALLAGPEGGRYIGTSKGVATYSGP from the coding sequence ATGGCCCTGGCCTTGCTGGGTGCCGCCATCCTGGGAGGCTGTGACACGCCCCCAGGCCCGCTGCCTCCGCCCAACGCCGCGCCCACGCTGAGCATCCTCCGGCCGGAAGGCCCGGCGCCCCTGCGCGTGGGGCAGCCCGTGGACTTCGAGGCCCGAGTGGAGGACGCGGAGGACGGCGAGACGCTGGGTGAGCGCGTGCTGTGGGTGTCCTCGCTGGAGGGGCAGCTCACCCGCGGCGTCCGGGCCACCGCCACCTTCCGCGAGGCGGGCGACCAGACGCTGACGGCCACGGTGGTGGACTCGGGTGGACAGGCCACCAGCGCGTCCGTGCGCGTGAGTGTGCTGGGCACGGAGGCCCCCGTCGCCACCGTCCTCAAGCCCTCGCCCGGCAACGCCTTCAACCTGGGCGAGCCGGTGGAGCTGGCGTGTGAAGCCATCACCGTGGGCGGCGTGCGGCTGACGGGCGGCGCGGTGCACTGGACGTCCGCGCTGACAGGCCCGCTGCCACAGGGCGAGGCGGTGCGCGCGACGCTCCGGGTGGCGGGCGAGGACACGCTGACCTGTACCGCGACGGACCCCGCCACCGGCGCCAGCACCACCGCCACGGTGCGCGTCACGGTGCGCGCCACCCGGGCGCCCGCGGTGCTCATCACCCGCCCCGAGCAGGAAGAGGTGTACGTGAAGACGGGGGAGCCCGCGCCCTTCGCGTCCACCATCCTCTTCCGCGCCACGGCGCAGGACTTCAACACCGACGGCGGCGCGGGCAACCTGGACGGCGCCATCCAGTGGGTCCTGGAACCGGGGAGCCTCCCGCTCGGCACGGGACCCGCCCTGTCGCACACCTTCACGCTGCCCGGCGAGTACACGGTGACGGCGCGAGTGGTGGACGGCCTGGGCAACGCGGCCACGGACAGCGTGCGCATCCGACTGGTCACCAACCTGCCCCCGTGGTGCGGAATCGAGGCCCCCCAGGAGAGCGCGCGCCTGCTGCTGGGCGCATCCAGCGCGCTGCGCGGCCAGTGCGTGGACCCGGAGACGGGCGAGTCGCTGCCGCCCGTATGGTCCACCAGCGCGTCGCCCCGGCCACTGGCCACCGGCGAAGACGTCACCGCCATCTTCACCGTGGCCGGCGCGCAGACGCTCAGCGCCTGCGCGGTGGACCCGGAGGACACGTCGCTGCGAGGCTGCGCGACGCGGCCGGTGCGCGTCATCGTCAACTCGGCCCCCACGGGCTGCTCCATCCAGGCGCCCCGCGCCACCGTGGTGGTGAACGCCGGGAGGCCATTGGCGCTGGAGGGCTCGGCCACCGACGCGGAGGACCTGAGAGGGGCCCTGCGCTTCGCTTGGACGTCCTCGCGCGACGGAGCCCTGGCGAGCGGCGCCAGCGCCACCACGCAGCGGCTGACCACGCCGGGCCCCCACGTGCTGACGCTCACCGTGACGGACCCCTGGGGCCTGGCCTGCACCGCCACGGTGGCCGTGACGGTGAACGGGGCGCCGGAGGTGCGGGTGGAGGGCTTGTGGCAGGACGGCACGAACTGCCTCGAGGAGCCATGCCGCGAGGGCCACTCCATCTTCGCCACCGGCTTCGTGAGAGACCTGGACACGGGGGGCGGCCTCGCGTCGCTGGCGTGGCTGGACAGCCTGGGCGGGCGCGTGGAGGTAGGCACTGGCGGCAACCCCGGGGTCAACCTCACCGCGCCCGGCATCGGCAGGCACACGGTGGTGCTACGCGCCGAGGACCGGGGCGGCGCGGTGAGCCGGGCCGCGGCCTCCTTCACGGTGCTGCCCCCGGGCCGCTCCTGGCTGGTGGAGGCGGTGACTGATGATCGACCCGTGGTGTCGCTGGCCCTCATCGGCGCCGGGCTGCGCTACGTGGATGGCGAGTCGGCGTGGGTGTTCAGCGCGCGGCCGCCCTCGACGCCCATGGGCGTGAGCGAGTCGGCGACGGCGCTGTTCTCCCTGCGTGGCGAAGACGGCGAGGTGCTCTTCGTGGGCACGGATGGCGGAGGCGTGCATCGCTGCGTGGAGGGCACGTGTGTGCGCTTCGCGGGCGGGCCGCTGGGCGCCGCGAACGACCGGGTGACGTCGGTGGCCGCGCTGGAGTCGCCCGACCTGCTGCTGCTGGGCACGGACAAGGGCCTCATCCTCACCCGCGCGAGCAATCCCTCCCTGGGAGGACGTCCGGGCATCGTCGTGGGCCAGCGCCTGCTGGAGGGACGCGAGGTGCGCCAGGTCGTCTTCTCCCCCGCCTCCACCGCGGCGCGGGTGAAGGCGTGGGCCGCGACGTCGGCCGGACTGGCCGAAGTGACGGTGCAGGTGGAGGACGCCTTCGAGCCGGCGCTCGCGCAGGTGAGGGTGACGCTCCACGTGCCGCCCGCGGTGACCGACGAGGACGTGCGGGCCGTGGCCGTGAGCCCCGAGGGGCTGGTCTTCGCGGGGACGGGCAAGGGCTTCAGCACGCTGGGGCGGCCCGGCCCGGCGCTCCGCGACGCGCCCTGGTCCCTGCCCGACGAGGAGGTGCAGGCGCTCCTCTTCGAGCGACAGTCCACGGGCACCCGCACCCGGGACGTCCTGTGGGCCGGCACCCGGCGCGGACTGGTGCGCTACGACCTCCAGTCGGACATCGTCACGCTGCTCACCGAGCAGGAGGGCCTGCCCGACGCGGACGTGCGCGCGCTGCTCGCGGGGCCGGAGGGTGGTCGCTACATCGGCACCAGCAAGGGCGTGGCGACGTACTCCGGGCCTTAG
- a CDS encoding carboxypeptidase-like regulatory domain-containing protein, with translation MRTTFHIAMATLLALVAGACGNLKNDPFRVGTVRGQLTEFDPAVALVALVGQPGLRSNVDAEGRFALEGVPAGPVELFIVATAEKAARVGVTVQGGQSIDVKKVATKDAGFFDLKVKAAQGQRVTGAQVSVVGTPFQRLQLDDKGRLRVGPLPDGCYGVTVSAIGFSLLQAEACVGPGEKKEIKLDLEADEDSANRGCAVTGCAEGLRCAPNNKCVECYEDAQCGEGLSCKGFRCEGPGAWCAPCDGNWKCQQGATCQDLPEGSAACVAECADGAEGAAEDACASGFTCQGGRCLPDAARFEGCHGLLGLSTQCDGDARCRDQGLTDGLCVDGACTIPCATDRECPGALRCEDSAAGRVCRPRS, from the coding sequence ATGCGCACGACTTTCCACATCGCGATGGCCACCCTGCTCGCGCTGGTCGCGGGCGCGTGCGGCAACCTGAAGAACGACCCCTTCCGGGTGGGCACCGTGCGCGGTCAGCTCACCGAGTTCGACCCGGCCGTGGCGCTGGTGGCGCTGGTGGGCCAGCCCGGGCTGCGCAGCAACGTGGACGCCGAGGGGCGCTTCGCGCTGGAAGGCGTACCGGCGGGCCCCGTCGAGCTGTTCATCGTGGCCACCGCGGAGAAGGCGGCGCGCGTCGGCGTGACGGTGCAGGGCGGCCAGTCCATCGACGTGAAGAAAGTGGCGACGAAGGACGCCGGCTTCTTCGACCTGAAGGTGAAGGCCGCGCAGGGACAGCGCGTGACGGGCGCGCAGGTGTCCGTGGTGGGCACGCCCTTCCAGCGACTGCAGCTGGACGACAAGGGGCGGCTCCGGGTGGGGCCGCTGCCGGACGGCTGCTACGGCGTGACGGTGTCCGCCATCGGCTTCTCCCTGCTGCAGGCCGAGGCGTGCGTGGGGCCCGGCGAGAAGAAGGAAATCAAGCTCGACCTGGAAGCAGACGAGGACTCCGCCAACCGCGGCTGCGCGGTGACGGGCTGCGCGGAGGGCCTGCGGTGCGCGCCCAACAACAAGTGCGTGGAGTGCTACGAGGACGCGCAGTGCGGCGAGGGCCTGTCCTGCAAGGGCTTCCGCTGCGAGGGCCCCGGCGCCTGGTGCGCCCCGTGTGATGGGAACTGGAAGTGCCAGCAGGGCGCGACGTGCCAGGACCTGCCCGAAGGCAGCGCGGCCTGCGTGGCGGAGTGCGCTGACGGCGCCGAAGGAGCCGCGGAGGACGCGTGCGCCTCGGGCTTCACCTGCCAGGGCGGCCGGTGCCTGCCGGACGCGGCACGCTTCGAGGGCTGCCATGGCCTGCTGGGGCTCAGCACGCAATGCGACGGGGACGCGCGGTGCCGGGACCAGGGGCTGACCGATGGACTCTGCGTGGACGGCGCGTGCACCATTCCGTGCGCCACGGACCGCGAGTGCCCGGGCGCCCTGCGCTGTGAGGACTCCGCCGCCGGCCGCGTCTGCCGGCCGCGCAGCTGA
- a CDS encoding caspase family protein, whose product MRHLLSILLMGLAACAGPASVEKGGLVPLRLDEEALSTAYTPRRMALLVGISEFDDPHWRGLRYTTKDATDLAEALRDPTRGRFDQVRVLTRPEETTRASILAALRQLRKEAHRPDDVVVVYFSAHGTLARDNQGELRRYLVTRDASFRAIPQTALSMDALKAEFDGLSSRRRLLVLATCHSGSGKSLLPKELEAELAGIKSGFYARPLEESSRASLVFAACDWGETAREDEGLRNDIYTHFLIEGLGGTADRNVDGAVTATEAHDYARRRTFAFTEGRQRPSAEILEVGADPVVLSGSIARTGRPELFSYNPRLDGFTLKVDGEPRTDLPGGAAVVPGRRTVELTKGDAVLVRREVDIGVGERLPLERLLSEAFPRRSLSLLGGMFTFADARSRNELLPRAPEVAVSLRLEDMPLQDFALLFDVGFSTGRQKLRMAPGSEVPFGYTTFTTGAALPYLWRWERFTLFAGPRVAALYLGRSFDVEAFAGSQSFFTVSPGVVGGVVWRVGERLELMSQAQLMLTYVVVDGQGQAVGFTGGWAGAGYRF is encoded by the coding sequence GTGAGGCACCTCCTATCCATCCTGCTGATGGGCCTGGCCGCGTGCGCGGGCCCTGCTTCCGTGGAGAAGGGTGGCCTCGTGCCACTCCGGCTCGACGAGGAGGCGCTCTCCACGGCCTACACGCCCCGGCGCATGGCGCTGCTGGTGGGCATCTCCGAGTTCGACGACCCGCACTGGCGTGGCCTGCGCTACACCACGAAGGACGCCACGGACCTGGCGGAGGCGCTGAGGGACCCGACTCGCGGCCGGTTCGACCAGGTGCGCGTGCTCACGCGGCCGGAGGAGACGACGCGCGCGTCCATCCTCGCGGCGCTGCGGCAGCTCCGGAAGGAGGCGCACCGGCCCGACGACGTGGTGGTGGTCTACTTCTCCGCGCACGGCACGCTGGCGCGCGACAACCAGGGCGAGCTGCGGCGCTACCTGGTGACGCGCGACGCGTCCTTCCGCGCCATCCCCCAGACGGCGCTGTCCATGGACGCGCTGAAGGCGGAGTTCGACGGGCTGTCCAGCCGGCGGCGACTGCTGGTGCTGGCCACCTGCCACAGCGGCAGCGGCAAGTCGCTGCTGCCCAAGGAGCTGGAGGCGGAGCTGGCCGGCATCAAGTCGGGCTTCTACGCGCGTCCCCTGGAGGAGTCGTCGCGAGCCTCGCTGGTGTTCGCCGCCTGTGACTGGGGCGAGACGGCGCGCGAGGACGAGGGCCTGCGCAACGACATCTACACCCACTTCCTCATCGAGGGCCTGGGCGGTACGGCCGACCGCAACGTGGACGGGGCCGTCACCGCCACGGAGGCGCATGACTACGCGCGCCGCCGCACCTTCGCCTTCACCGAGGGACGGCAGCGGCCCTCGGCGGAAATCCTCGAAGTGGGCGCGGACCCGGTGGTGCTGTCGGGCAGCATCGCCCGGACGGGCCGACCGGAGCTGTTCTCCTACAACCCGCGGCTGGACGGCTTCACCCTCAAGGTGGACGGAGAGCCCCGGACGGACCTGCCGGGCGGCGCGGCGGTGGTGCCGGGCAGGCGCACGGTGGAGCTGACCAAGGGCGACGCGGTGCTGGTGCGGCGCGAGGTGGACATCGGCGTGGGAGAGCGGCTGCCGCTGGAGCGGCTGCTGTCGGAGGCCTTCCCCCGGCGCTCGCTGTCGCTGCTGGGCGGCATGTTCACCTTCGCGGACGCGCGCAGCCGCAACGAGCTGCTGCCCAGGGCCCCTGAGGTGGCGGTGTCGCTGCGGCTGGAGGACATGCCGCTCCAGGACTTCGCGCTGCTCTTCGACGTGGGCTTCAGCACCGGCCGGCAGAAGCTGCGGATGGCCCCGGGCAGCGAGGTGCCCTTTGGCTACACCACCTTCACCACCGGGGCGGCGCTGCCGTACCTGTGGCGGTGGGAGCGATTCACCCTGTTCGCCGGCCCGCGTGTGGCCGCTCTGTACCTGGGGCGGTCTTTCGACGTGGAGGCCTTCGCCGGCAGCCAGAGTTTCTTCACGGTCAGTCCCGGCGTAGTGGGCGGCGTGGTGTGGCGGGTCGGGGAGCGGCTGGAGCTGATGTCACAAGCCCAGCTCATGCTGACGTACGTGGTGGTGGACGGACAGGGACAGGCCGTGGGCTTCACCGGCGGTTGGGCCGGCGCGGGGTATCGGTTCTGA
- a CDS encoding sigma-70 family RNA polymerase sigma factor, translating to MGSSEGLTEWVMRAARGEASAYSELYRRSRPMVARLVAGFAPLDPDEVEDVIQETFVRAFRALPRLKEVGAFEAWLLSIARNRARTRLERKSSTRRLEDDVADPEPETVPHIPEALQLERDIEVVRRLIDELPEGEEKRTVHLFYIEGELSAREIAEKLGVGKSAVTMRLERFRSRIKRELLRRVLAGRWE from the coding sequence GTGGGTTCCTCGGAGGGGTTGACGGAGTGGGTAATGCGGGCGGCCCGCGGGGAGGCGTCCGCCTACAGTGAGCTGTACCGGCGCTCCCGGCCCATGGTGGCGAGGCTGGTGGCGGGGTTCGCCCCGTTGGATCCAGACGAGGTGGAGGACGTCATCCAGGAGACCTTCGTCCGGGCGTTCCGTGCGCTCCCGCGGCTGAAGGAGGTGGGGGCATTCGAGGCGTGGTTGCTGTCCATTGCCCGAAACCGGGCGCGGACGCGGCTGGAGCGCAAGTCGAGCACGCGGCGGCTGGAAGATGACGTCGCGGACCCGGAGCCGGAGACAGTCCCCCACATCCCGGAGGCGCTCCAGTTGGAGCGCGACATCGAGGTGGTGCGGCGGCTCATCGATGAGCTGCCGGAGGGCGAGGAGAAGCGGACGGTGCACCTCTTCTACATCGAGGGTGAGCTGTCCGCGCGAGAGATTGCCGAGAAGCTCGGCGTGGGAAAGAGCGCGGTGACGATGCGGCTGGAGCGGTTCCGCTCCCGCATCAAGCGCGAGTTGCTCCGGCGGGTGCTCGCCGGTCGGTGGGAGTGA
- the serC gene encoding 3-phosphoserine/phosphohydroxythreonine transaminase, with translation MRVINFNPGPAGLPLPALERARDELLDFQGSGMSVMEHSHRGKEYEAVHDGAISLLTELLGIPATHQVLFLTGGASQQFAQVPMNFLTPEAGADYLMTGVWSEKAFDEAKYYGKPRVAATTVQPDKHYMRVPRQDELKLDAKAAYVHLTSNNTIYGTQFHTFPDVGSVPLVADMSSDFLWKGFDVSRFGLVYAGAQKNLGPSGVTLVVADKGFIARGRKDIPKFFRYSTHAENNSLYNTPPTLAIYLVRNVLAWMKDVGGLGQLERWNREKAALLYGAIDRNAGFYRAPVERESRSVMNVVFHLPSEDLDITFVAEAKKAGMVGLKGHRTAGGIRVSTYNAVTVENVRTLASFMDHFVKMRG, from the coding sequence ATGCGCGTCATCAACTTCAACCCCGGCCCGGCCGGCCTGCCCCTTCCAGCCCTCGAGCGGGCCCGGGACGAGTTGCTCGACTTCCAGGGCTCGGGCATGTCCGTCATGGAGCACAGCCACCGGGGGAAGGAGTACGAGGCCGTCCACGACGGGGCCATTTCCCTCCTGACGGAATTGCTCGGCATTCCCGCCACCCATCAGGTGCTCTTCCTCACCGGCGGCGCCTCGCAGCAGTTCGCCCAGGTGCCGATGAACTTCCTCACCCCGGAGGCCGGCGCGGACTACCTGATGACGGGGGTGTGGAGCGAGAAGGCCTTCGACGAGGCGAAGTACTACGGGAAACCCCGCGTCGCGGCCACCACCGTCCAGCCGGACAAGCACTACATGCGCGTGCCGCGCCAGGACGAGCTGAAGCTGGACGCGAAGGCGGCCTACGTCCACCTCACGAGCAACAACACCATCTACGGCACGCAGTTCCACACCTTCCCGGACGTGGGCAGCGTGCCCCTCGTCGCGGACATGAGCTCGGACTTCCTGTGGAAGGGGTTCGACGTGAGCCGCTTCGGGCTCGTCTACGCGGGCGCGCAGAAGAACCTGGGCCCCTCGGGCGTGACGCTGGTGGTGGCCGACAAGGGCTTCATCGCCCGGGGCCGGAAGGACATCCCCAAGTTCTTCCGCTACAGCACCCACGCGGAGAACAACTCGCTCTACAACACGCCCCCCACCCTCGCCATCTACCTGGTGCGCAACGTGCTGGCGTGGATGAAGGACGTGGGCGGCCTGGGCCAGCTGGAGCGGTGGAATCGCGAGAAGGCCGCGCTGCTCTACGGCGCCATCGACCGGAACGCGGGCTTCTACCGGGCCCCCGTGGAGCGCGAGTCCCGTTCAGTGATGAACGTCGTCTTCCACCTGCCCTCGGAGGACCTGGACATCACCTTCGTGGCCGAGGCGAAGAAGGCGGGCATGGTGGGACTGAAGGGACACCGCACCGCGGGCGGCATCCGCGTCTCCACCTATAACGCCGTGACTGTGGAGAATGTGCGCACCCTGGCCTCCTTCATGGACCACTTCGTGAAGATGCGCGGCTAG
- a CDS encoding chalcone isomerase family protein: MKAKLSAVALSLLLAAPAFAKEVAGVKYPETATVEGKELKLNGVGVRTKMVFKVYTAGLYVENPSKDGAKLISADEIKRVRMYMLRDLDKKTIGEAMAEGFKKNAGAKLPELQPKLDTFTAALPDVKKGDEITLTYVPGQGTQVQSKSGKQITVEGKDFSDALFSVFVGAKPVDGDLKDGMLGKD; encoded by the coding sequence ATGAAAGCCAAGCTGTCCGCCGTCGCGCTGTCCCTGCTGCTCGCCGCTCCCGCCTTCGCCAAGGAGGTCGCTGGCGTGAAGTATCCGGAGACCGCCACCGTCGAAGGCAAGGAGCTGAAGCTCAACGGGGTGGGCGTACGCACCAAGATGGTCTTCAAGGTCTACACGGCGGGGCTGTACGTGGAGAACCCGTCCAAGGACGGCGCGAAGCTCATCAGCGCCGACGAAATCAAGCGCGTGCGCATGTACATGCTGCGCGACCTGGACAAGAAGACCATCGGCGAAGCCATGGCCGAGGGCTTCAAGAAGAACGCCGGCGCCAAGCTGCCGGAGCTCCAGCCCAAGCTGGACACCTTCACCGCGGCCCTCCCCGACGTGAAGAAGGGTGACGAAATCACCCTCACCTACGTGCCCGGCCAGGGCACCCAGGTGCAGAGCAAGAGCGGCAAGCAGATCACCGTCGAGGGCAAGGACTTCTCGGACGCGCTCTTCTCCGTCTTCGTGGGCGCGAAGCCCGTGGACGGCGACCTCAAGGACGGGATGCTCGGCAAGGACTGA
- a CDS encoding GlsB/YeaQ/YmgE family stress response membrane protein, whose product MGICSWLVLGGIAGWLASMIKGTNARMGMFANIATGIVGSMIGGWLFSLIGGRGVTGFNLYSLAVATVGAVILITIVQAIRK is encoded by the coding sequence ATGGGGATCTGCTCGTGGCTGGTGCTGGGCGGTATCGCGGGTTGGTTGGCCAGTATGATCAAGGGCACCAATGCCCGGATGGGGATGTTCGCGAACATCGCCACCGGCATCGTCGGCTCCATGATTGGCGGCTGGCTGTTCAGCCTGATTGGCGGCAGGGGCGTGACGGGCTTCAACCTCTACTCGCTGGCCGTGGCCACGGTGGGGGCCGTCATCCTCATCACCATCGTCCAGGCCATTCGAAAATAG
- a CDS encoding PA0069 family radical SAM protein — translation MKARPIDNPPNPWASTAVEYLDEIPPSKLEVFEDHSRQVVSRNDSPDVCFTWSVNPYRGCLHACAYCYARPTHQYLDLGAGTDFETKLVVKPRAPELLREAFEKPSWKGETVVFSGVTDCYQPLEASLRLTRGCLEVCAEYRNPVGIITKGVLIERDLDVLQRLARDARLWVSISLPFHNAELARAMEPYAASPSRRLLAIQRLTAAGIDVAVSVSPVIPGLNDEDIPRVLAAARAAGATRAHHTLVRLPGPVQQVFEERLRAKLPLRAERVLHRIRETRGGELTDSRFKSRMRGEGLYAETIHRLFHTAARKVGIRTSSVTEHDAPDTFRRPERKPPPTPQLSLF, via the coding sequence GTGAAGGCGAGGCCCATCGACAATCCGCCCAACCCCTGGGCGAGCACCGCGGTGGAGTACCTGGACGAGATTCCGCCCTCGAAGCTGGAGGTGTTCGAGGACCACAGCCGTCAGGTGGTGTCGCGCAACGACAGCCCGGACGTGTGCTTCACCTGGAGCGTCAACCCGTACCGCGGCTGCCTCCACGCCTGCGCGTACTGCTACGCCCGGCCCACCCACCAGTACCTCGACCTGGGCGCCGGCACGGACTTCGAGACGAAGCTGGTGGTGAAGCCCCGCGCGCCGGAGTTGCTGCGCGAGGCCTTCGAGAAGCCCTCGTGGAAGGGCGAGACGGTGGTGTTCAGCGGCGTCACCGACTGCTACCAGCCGCTGGAGGCCTCGCTGCGCCTGACACGCGGGTGCCTGGAGGTCTGCGCCGAGTACCGCAACCCGGTGGGCATCATCACCAAGGGCGTGTTGATAGAGCGGGACCTCGACGTGCTTCAGCGCCTGGCCCGGGACGCGCGGCTATGGGTGAGCATCAGCCTGCCCTTCCACAACGCGGAATTGGCCCGCGCCATGGAGCCGTACGCGGCGTCACCGAGCCGGCGGCTGCTCGCGATTCAGCGGCTCACCGCGGCGGGCATCGACGTGGCGGTGTCCGTGTCCCCCGTCATCCCCGGCCTCAATGACGAGGACATCCCCCGGGTGCTGGCCGCGGCGCGCGCGGCCGGCGCCACCCGCGCGCACCACACGCTGGTGCGCCTGCCCGGCCCGGTGCAGCAGGTCTTCGAGGAGCGCCTGCGCGCGAAGCTGCCGCTGCGCGCCGAGCGGGTGCTGCACCGCATCCGCGAGACGCGCGGCGGGGAGCTGACGGACTCACGCTTCAAGAGCCGCATGCGCGGCGAGGGGCTCTACGCGGAGACCATCCACCGCCTCTTCCACACCGCGGCGAGGAAGGTCGGCATCCGCACCTCCTCCGTCACCGAGCACGACGCTCCGGACACCTTCCGGCGCCCGGAGCGCAAGCCGCCGCCCACGCCCCAGCTCAGCCTGTTCTGA